One window of Thermodesulfovibrionales bacterium genomic DNA carries:
- a CDS encoding TraR/DksA C4-type zinc finger protein — protein sequence MSTKKPRKGQKKNVSKRPAKSPKKAASSAGPSRRTTTSKKKLGGKQKTTAAVKVGRTVKSVKKADSAKRTAPVKKVKVINNGKTLTRSQGKAATEKKQRLSPRERMLQEIRKKLIEQKVALLSEAEEALNVLPGQTIFPDLGDQASAEIDRNFMLRLRGREQRLLKKIEEAIEKIESGSFGICDVCGEVIDMKRLEARPVTTMCISCKTEQEEEEKTRGY from the coding sequence AACGTGTCGAAGAGGCCTGCCAAGAGCCCTAAGAAAGCGGCATCGTCAGCGGGTCCTTCGAGGCGGACAACGACTTCAAAGAAGAAGCTTGGGGGAAAGCAGAAAACTACAGCTGCGGTGAAGGTCGGAAGGACGGTGAAATCCGTGAAGAAAGCGGATTCCGCGAAGAGGACTGCCCCTGTCAAGAAGGTCAAAGTAATCAACAACGGTAAAACGTTAACTCGTTCGCAGGGAAAGGCGGCGACAGAAAAAAAACAGAGGCTGTCACCGAGAGAAAGAATGCTCCAGGAGATAAGGAAAAAACTGATCGAGCAGAAGGTCGCGCTCCTCTCGGAAGCGGAAGAGGCACTCAATGTCCTGCCCGGTCAGACGATCTTTCCCGACCTCGGCGACCAGGCGAGTGCGGAGATAGACAGGAATTTTATGTTGCGTCTCAGGGGAAGAGAACAAAGGCTGCTCAAGAAGATCGAAGAGGCGATAGAGAAGATCGAGAGTGGTTCCTTCGGCATCTGCGACGTCTGCGGCGAGGTAATCGATATGAAGCGACTCGAGGCGAGACCCGTAACAACGATGTGCATTTCCTGCAAGACCGAGCAGGAAGAGGAAGAAAAGACCCGGGGCTACTAG